The genomic window TCTTCCAAGCTCCAACCTTCTTTGGGAACCTCAATGCCTTCTTTATCCAGCAAATCTTTATTGACACACATCAAAATAGGATTACTTTCATATGGCAAGGCATAGGTTTGCCCCTGATAAACACCTGATTCAAATGCAACAGGATAAAAAGCAACTTGGTCTTCTTTATTCATATAGCCGTTTAACTTTTCTAAAACGCCACGTGCCGCCAATAAGGACAAATCTTTCTCAGAAACCATAAACACATCAGGGGTCTTTCCTGATACAATTTTTTCTGAGAGCCAGTTTGAATATTCCGACTGCGGAATTCCATTTTCATATTCCACACGGACATTAGGATGGGACTTTTCAAATTTTTGGATCGCAAGATCCAATGCATGAGAACGTTGACTGGTCGGTACATCCCAACTAGAGCCTGCATAAACTCCTATATGAAGGACGGTCGGTTGCTGTTTCCACCAATAAAAACCAGCACTCAAAGAGAGCATAAAAAGGAGACAAATCCCTAAACAAAGTTGCTTTCGCTTCAATTTCATTCCGTATTTCCTTTTGAAAAATCACGTCGGGTCACTCCTGTTTGGACTGACCAAATCGCTAATTGCGTTCGATCTCTTAGGTTTAATTTCGACAAAATCGTTGATAAGTAATTACGAACAGTTCCTTCTGATAAGAAGAGTTTAGCCGCAATCTCTTTATTTGACTCACCATAGCCAATCTCTTGGATAATGCGCCATTCCGTCGTGCTCAAATCCTTAACGTTATCCTCATCCACAGCAATAGAGAAATTTGATTTGGCCATTTGCGAGAAAATTTGAAAGACCTTGCTTGCGATATCAGGGTTGATCATTGCTCCTCCCTGATGCACCACCTTAATAGCTTCATAAAGCTCCTCTGTCGAGGCTCCTTTTAAGAGATACCCTGAAGCACCATACTTGAGCGCACTATAGATAAATTCATCATCGTCAAAGGTTGTTAAAATAATAATTTTGATATCCGGATAGTGCTCTTTTACTTCTTTTGTAGCCAAAACCCCATCCATGCCTGGCATCCGAATATCCATTAAGATTAAATCCGGATGCGAGTGTGGAATGCTAGACAAGACATGATTCCCATCTTCCACTGTGGCTACCACTTCAATATCTGAGTAGGCCGACAAAATAATTTTCAGAGATTCTCGAATCAAGGACTGGTCATCCGCCACCATTACTTTTATCATCATCTATTATCTCCCTTCTTTATATTTTGGTAAACTAACACGTGTGAAAAATCCATCGCGACTTTCAAATTGAAGCTGGCCTCCTAGAATTGAAATACGCTCCATCATCTGTTTGAGTCCGTAGCCATAGGTCAAGGTTTCAAACCCAACTCCATTATCCTGCAACTCAATCATGTAATCTTCTTCGTCCTCAAAAAAATGGAGGTCCATGTGGCTGGCATGACCGTGGCGAACCGCATTAGTCATAGACTCTTGTATCACACGAAAGATTGTATCTTCAATCATGACGTCCATATCGACATCGATCCATTCATAGTTGAGATCAACTTGCAAGTTTGAAAGAATTTGGTACTCGCGGATTGTCTTTTCTAAAGCATCTTTGAGAGTTCGCTCCTCAAGGGCTCCTGGACGAAGGCGATTGAGAGAGCCTCTCACATCCTGGATTCCTTCACGGACGACTTCTGATACGTTTTTTACCTGCTCTTTGGCACGACTTGGATTGATATCAATCAAGACCCCGACAGCATCTAAACCTGCTGAAATCCCTGTTAACGCGTGTCCCAAGGTATCGTGAATCTCCCGAGCAATCCGCTTGCGCTCCCGATCCTCTGCAATCTTCTCAGATAAGGCCATATAGTTGTTCAACTCGGTATTAACCTTGGACACCATGGCCAGCTCTTGTTCAACTTCATGGTTTTCCGCAAGGACATTCATGATATAAAATAAAAGTGAAATAATGAAGAGTACCATATTCAAGGCGTAGAGGGAATTCTTTAAGAAAAAGGCCAAAATACGGATAGATTCAGGATAAAAATGAATATAGGTATCAAGAGAAGGAATTGGGAAGAAAAGCGAAAAGACGTCTGAATTGGTTACAAGGAGCATCAAGAAGCTCACTAGGATAAAGGCAAACCAATACTTCCGATCTCTCTTGGTATTCAACTCTTTGGAGCCATAGAAGATATCTGCAAAAACCAAGAGAATGAGCCCGTTATAAGCTATGTTCTGAACCCACATCAACAGTAACATCAGGAGAATCTCTAGAAGATTCCTCTTATCAAAAATGGACCATCGACTTGTTTGAGGTCTATAACGACTCATTGAGATTAAGGCAATCCCAGCAAATAAGATTGCTGACAACCAAAAAGTCGTAGATGGAGCAAAAGGAATACGCTCTAGGCGCTCCAATAATAGAGAGGCTTGGCGTTGAGCAATGATATAGTTGGTTGCTTGAAGATAGATGATGCTGTTGAGCATAACAGCAATAAAATTCACGACCATAAGAATGGCCAAACTGTATCGAACACCTCTAAACTTTCTCATTACTGCCACCCATTCACATCAAACTGATCAATGTTTTCCTTTGTCATCATTTCAACTGGAATGATCACCTCTTTGGTATAGCTCTTCCCTTCAGAAATATCTTGGATAACTTCCATAACACGGTCTCCC from Streptococcus sp. oral taxon 061 includes these protein-coding regions:
- a CDS encoding response regulator transcription factor is translated as MIKVMVADDQSLIRESLKIILSAYSDIEVVATVEDGNHVLSSIPHSHPDLILMDIRMPGMDGVLATKEVKEHYPDIKIIILTTFDDDEFIYSALKYGASGYLLKGASTEELYEAIKVVHQGGAMINPDIASKVFQIFSQMAKSNFSIAVDEDNVKDLSTTEWRIIQEIGYGESNKEIAAKLFLSEGTVRNYLSTILSKLNLRDRTQLAIWSVQTGVTRRDFSKGNTE
- a CDS encoding sensor histidine kinase; translated protein: MRKFRGVRYSLAILMVVNFIAVMLNSIIYLQATNYIIAQRQASLLLERLERIPFAPSTTFWLSAILFAGIALISMSRYRPQTSRWSIFDKRNLLEILLMLLLMWVQNIAYNGLILLVFADIFYGSKELNTKRDRKYWFAFILVSFLMLLVTNSDVFSLFFPIPSLDTYIHFYPESIRILAFFLKNSLYALNMVLFIISLLFYIMNVLAENHEVEQELAMVSKVNTELNNYMALSEKIAEDRERKRIAREIHDTLGHALTGISAGLDAVGVLIDINPSRAKEQVKNVSEVVREGIQDVRGSLNRLRPGALEERTLKDALEKTIREYQILSNLQVDLNYEWIDVDMDVMIEDTIFRVIQESMTNAVRHGHASHMDLHFFEDEEDYMIELQDNGVGFETLTYGYGLKQMMERISILGGQLQFESRDGFFTRVSLPKYKEGR